In Aridibaculum aurantiacum, the following proteins share a genomic window:
- a CDS encoding MDR family MFS transporter codes for MLPFLLLYKQAYQGLSRQTWYLSLVILINRSGTMVVPFMTMYATQRLGFSITEAGIIMALFGAGAIVGAFIGGRLTDAIGFHKVQLFALFGGGLMFIVVGYLTTFPLLAAGTFVLSVINESFRPANSTAIAYYSNTANRTRSYSLNRLAINLGWAFGGALGGFLAATSYHLLFWVDGLTNISAGILLFFVLPAPVRQQPATGKEVVKPAAISAYKDKPYLVFIFLTILFAFCFFQMFTILPVYLKQELGLTEKLIGTLMAINGLIIAFIEMVLVYRIEKSPSPLRFIKYGVWLVGISYGLYNLLEGQFLLALLSVLVITVGEMLSMPFMNTYWISRSSDHNRGQYAALYTMAWGTAQVAAPSVGGFVADQYSFAALWWLVLFVSLVAGTGFHFLTKRK; via the coding sequence ATGCTTCCTTTCTTACTGCTGTATAAACAAGCTTACCAGGGTTTGAGTAGACAAACATGGTACCTGAGCCTGGTGATTCTTATTAACAGGAGTGGCACCATGGTGGTTCCTTTTATGACCATGTATGCAACGCAGCGGTTGGGTTTTTCTATAACGGAGGCAGGTATTATAATGGCTTTATTTGGTGCAGGAGCTATAGTAGGTGCATTTATAGGTGGAAGATTAACAGATGCAATTGGTTTTCATAAAGTGCAGTTGTTTGCTTTGTTTGGTGGCGGGTTGATGTTTATTGTCGTAGGCTATCTTACCACTTTTCCTTTACTGGCAGCAGGTACTTTTGTACTTAGCGTGATCAACGAAAGCTTCAGGCCTGCTAATTCAACTGCTATTGCCTATTACAGTAACACCGCCAACCGAACCCGTTCTTATTCTTTAAACCGTTTAGCTATTAACCTCGGTTGGGCATTTGGTGGTGCACTGGGAGGATTTTTGGCAGCTACCAGTTATCACTTGCTATTTTGGGTAGATGGCCTAACTAACATCTCTGCTGGTATCTTGTTGTTCTTTGTTTTGCCTGCACCCGTAAGACAACAACCTGCAACAGGAAAAGAAGTAGTGAAGCCTGCAGCTATTTCTGCTTATAAAGACAAGCCTTACCTCGTCTTCATTTTCCTTACCATCTTGTTTGCTTTTTGTTTTTTCCAGATGTTCACCATACTGCCAGTATACCTGAAGCAGGAGCTGGGGTTGACTGAAAAACTGATTGGAACTTTAATGGCTATCAACGGCCTTATCATCGCTTTCATCGAAATGGTGCTTGTATATAGAATTGAAAAGTCACCATCTCCATTGCGGTTTATAAAGTATGGGGTGTGGCTGGTTGGGATTTCGTACGGGCTTTATAATTTATTGGAAGGACAATTCCTGCTGGCGCTTCTTTCGGTGCTGGTTATTACTGTAGGCGAAATGCTTTCTATGCCATTTATGAACACGTATTGGATAAGCCGGAGTAGTGATCACAACAGGGGACAATATGCAGCCTTGTATACTATGGCGTGGGGTACTGCACAAGTTGCTGCTCCATCTGTAGGAGGTTTTGTAGCTGATCAATATTCCTTTGCAGCGCTTTGGTGGCTGGTGTTATTTGTAAGTCTTGTTGCCGGAACCGGTTTTCATTTTCTAACTAAGAGAAAATAA
- a CDS encoding diacylglycerol/lipid kinase family protein codes for MQEGPHKYLFVINPISGGREKGEFEPTIRAYFENLPHTIEFYNLTGKNDAQQLTAKLVKMQPHKVIAVGGDGTVSMVAKTLLSTGIQMGIIPAGSANGMARELNIPIALNDALKIVETGVIKKADVISINNQVCLHLSDIGLNARLIKYFEEGNTRGKLGYAKVAIKTLLRKTYMQLIIETQGKQLKRNAFMVVLANASKYGTGAVINPEGDLYDGLFEVVIIRKLPLSELFKMWFRPRPFNPENIEVIHAESVHIKTPKRVHFQVDGEYLGKVKSVSAEILPGQLHILLPPDPNDADDKDNK; via the coding sequence ATGCAAGAAGGCCCACATAAATATTTGTTCGTTATTAACCCCATTTCAGGTGGAAGGGAAAAAGGCGAATTTGAACCTACCATTCGTGCTTATTTTGAAAACCTCCCTCACACTATAGAATTTTACAATCTTACAGGCAAAAATGATGCACAGCAACTCACTGCCAAACTCGTGAAAATGCAACCGCATAAAGTGATTGCTGTAGGTGGAGATGGTACAGTATCCATGGTTGCCAAAACCTTGCTTAGTACAGGTATTCAAATGGGTATTATACCAGCAGGTTCAGCAAACGGTATGGCCCGCGAACTAAACATACCCATTGCATTGAATGATGCTTTGAAAATAGTTGAAACGGGAGTGATTAAAAAAGCGGATGTCATCAGCATCAACAACCAGGTGTGCCTGCACCTAAGCGATATTGGCTTGAATGCACGCCTCATCAAATACTTTGAAGAAGGGAATACACGTGGTAAACTGGGTTATGCAAAAGTTGCTATAAAAACGCTGCTGCGTAAAACCTACATGCAGCTTATCATTGAAACGCAGGGAAAGCAACTAAAGCGAAATGCATTCATGGTTGTGCTTGCCAATGCAAGTAAATATGGTACAGGTGCAGTTATCAATCCTGAAGGCGATCTTTATGATGGTTTATTTGAAGTAGTCATTATTAGGAAACTTCCGCTTTCCGAGTTGTTCAAAATGTGGTTCCGTCCACGGCCTTTTAATCCGGAAAATATAGAAGTGATACACGCTGAATCGGTGCACATAAAAACACCTAAACGTGTTCACTTCCAGGTGGATGGTGAATACCTTGGAAAGGTGAAATCTGTTTCCGCAGAGATACTTCCTGGGCAACTTCACATTCTTCTTCCACCAGATCCGAATGATGCAGATGATAAAGACAATAAGTAG
- a CDS encoding 4-alpha-glucanotransferase, producing MSIDANIPGEEKNQPVDNGAAGNETGATKGSGKPSVKRNNKGTEPLPAAAEQANDTTSNVAEGSSNEVPQKKEKIKAAPKKAAAKPTPPSTEETPVANTVAAIPTAPEAVETVPVAKKAAVKSTSSKAPAEAPVPKKAAPKKATITPEPVKEEVKLAVKKATKKVEESNDKKPTGKAAKPTAEPARPAAKKRSAPAAPQVTAEAGTTTSPTVNQENVKGLRRIVFQLRFYTHHGQSLSVSGNHPLLGNGDPEKAFPLQFLDRDNWYGILEVPAGEVLEQPISYNYLLHEAGNTTAEWGADKLLNPTNYDVEEVLLIDSWNDSSFIENSFYTEPFKQVLLRENFTPYTADEPATYTHLFRVKAPLLKQGQVMCLLGSGPQLGEWNEAQPILMQREDGEDYFQVKLDLTGISFPIVYKYGVYDLNNWRFVRYEDGNNRIIFDNISPKKLTVVSDGFAVLPNNGFRGAGVAIPVFSLRSHNSFGVGEFNDMKLLVDWAKQVGLKLVQILPVNDTTATHTSADSYPYAAISAFALHPQYLHIPAVIRNADSSILSEVEDQRIYLQQQENIDYEGVMALKWRLLRQIFPAEKEETFGSDNFNSFFQSNKHWLVPYAAFSYFRDQNGTADFSTWTSHSSYNEQEVSQLAGDPTTAPDDVAIHYFIQYHLHLQLQAAAAYAHANGIIVKGDIPIGIYRNSCDAWQQPELYNMEMQAGAPPDDFAVKGQNWGFPTYNWQRMQQDGFNWWKLRFEQMSYYFDAFRIDHILGFFRIWSIPMHAVEGILGHFVPALPIHINELVERGIHVDKQRFVQPYITDEILDEIFGNEQYWIKDEFLQVKGNGEYLLKEQYNTQRKIEDLFNTYEKNPHNLFLKLGLFDLISNVLMFEVEGSGGQQFHFRISMEDTRSFQALDLHTQQQLRELYINYFYRRQDNFWEREAMQKLPELKRSTNMLICGEDLGMVPDCVPGVMKRLSILSLEIQRMPKDPTREFFHPGDAPYLSVVTPSTHDMSTIRGWWEEDRARTQLFFNQEMGQWGEAPYYCEPWINKAIVLQHFYSPAMWSIFQLQDLLGSSEKLRRANPNDERINIPADPKHYWRYRLHFPLETLLEEDLFNTDLRNTITVCGRS from the coding sequence TTGAGTATTGATGCAAACATTCCAGGAGAAGAGAAGAATCAACCAGTAGATAATGGTGCTGCAGGTAATGAAACCGGTGCAACAAAAGGATCTGGAAAGCCTTCTGTTAAGCGCAATAATAAGGGTACAGAACCCTTACCGGCTGCAGCAGAACAAGCTAATGATACAACTTCAAACGTAGCTGAGGGTTCTTCTAACGAGGTGCCCCAGAAAAAAGAAAAAATAAAAGCCGCACCTAAAAAAGCTGCAGCTAAACCCACGCCTCCTTCTACGGAAGAAACTCCGGTTGCGAATACTGTGGCCGCTATACCTACGGCTCCTGAAGCGGTAGAAACGGTGCCGGTTGCAAAAAAAGCTGCCGTTAAATCTACCTCATCAAAAGCACCAGCAGAAGCGCCGGTACCAAAAAAAGCTGCTCCTAAAAAAGCAACTATAACGCCTGAGCCGGTAAAGGAAGAGGTGAAGCTTGCCGTGAAAAAAGCGACAAAGAAAGTAGAAGAGTCAAATGATAAAAAGCCTACTGGTAAGGCTGCTAAACCAACTGCTGAACCTGCCCGCCCTGCAGCTAAAAAGCGTTCTGCTCCAGCAGCTCCACAGGTTACTGCAGAAGCAGGTACAACTACATCACCAACAGTAAACCAGGAAAATGTTAAAGGGTTGCGCAGGATCGTATTCCAGTTGAGGTTCTATACGCATCACGGACAGTCGCTTTCAGTTTCTGGTAATCATCCACTGCTCGGTAATGGTGATCCTGAAAAAGCATTCCCATTACAATTCTTAGACAGGGACAACTGGTATGGCATCTTAGAAGTTCCCGCAGGAGAAGTGCTTGAGCAGCCTATTAGCTATAATTATTTACTTCATGAAGCTGGTAATACTACTGCTGAATGGGGTGCAGATAAATTGCTTAATCCTACCAATTATGATGTAGAAGAAGTATTATTGATAGATAGCTGGAACGACTCCTCTTTCATCGAAAATAGTTTTTATACAGAGCCTTTCAAGCAGGTTTTACTGCGTGAAAATTTTACACCTTATACCGCTGACGAGCCAGCTACGTATACACATCTTTTCAGGGTAAAAGCTCCATTGCTGAAGCAAGGGCAGGTAATGTGCCTGCTCGGTTCCGGACCACAACTGGGAGAGTGGAATGAAGCGCAACCCATACTGATGCAACGAGAAGATGGCGAAGATTACTTCCAGGTAAAGCTTGACCTCACGGGGATATCTTTTCCTATCGTGTACAAGTACGGAGTTTACGACCTGAATAATTGGCGTTTTGTACGGTATGAGGATGGCAATAACCGGATCATCTTTGATAATATATCTCCTAAAAAACTTACAGTAGTTTCAGATGGATTTGCTGTCCTTCCAAACAATGGTTTCAGAGGTGCTGGTGTAGCAATACCTGTTTTCAGCCTTCGTAGCCATAACAGCTTTGGCGTAGGTGAATTTAATGATATGAAGCTATTGGTAGACTGGGCAAAGCAGGTAGGACTGAAGCTGGTGCAAATACTTCCGGTAAACGATACAACTGCTACGCATACCAGTGCCGATAGTTATCCCTATGCTGCTATTTCAGCCTTTGCATTGCATCCGCAATATTTACATATACCTGCTGTCATAAGAAATGCAGATTCTTCTATTCTTTCTGAAGTGGAAGATCAGCGGATCTACCTGCAGCAACAGGAGAATATAGATTATGAAGGAGTGATGGCTTTGAAATGGAGACTGCTTCGCCAGATATTCCCTGCAGAAAAAGAAGAAACCTTTGGCAGCGATAATTTCAATTCCTTCTTCCAGTCAAACAAACATTGGCTGGTGCCTTACGCAGCTTTTAGTTATTTCAGGGATCAGAATGGCACAGCTGATTTTAGCACGTGGACAAGCCACAGCAGTTACAATGAACAGGAGGTAAGCCAGCTTGCTGGAGATCCTACCACCGCACCGGATGATGTTGCTATTCATTATTTTATACAATATCATCTTCACTTGCAATTGCAAGCTGCAGCAGCGTATGCACATGCAAATGGAATAATTGTAAAAGGAGACATTCCGATTGGTATCTATCGCAATAGCTGCGATGCATGGCAGCAGCCTGAACTGTACAACATGGAAATGCAGGCTGGTGCACCTCCCGATGATTTTGCTGTAAAAGGCCAGAACTGGGGTTTTCCAACATACAATTGGCAGAGGATGCAGCAGGATGGCTTCAACTGGTGGAAGCTACGCTTCGAACAGATGAGCTACTATTTTGATGCATTCAGGATTGATCATATCCTAGGCTTTTTCAGGATATGGAGTATTCCAATGCATGCTGTAGAAGGTATATTAGGACATTTTGTTCCTGCCTTACCTATACATATAAATGAATTGGTAGAAAGAGGTATTCATGTAGATAAGCAACGTTTTGTTCAGCCATACATCACTGATGAGATCCTGGACGAAATCTTCGGTAACGAACAATATTGGATCAAAGATGAGTTTCTGCAGGTAAAAGGAAATGGTGAATACCTGCTGAAGGAGCAGTACAATACGCAGCGGAAAATTGAAGACCTTTTTAATACGTATGAAAAGAACCCGCATAACCTGTTCCTGAAGTTGGGCCTATTCGATCTTATTTCAAATGTGTTGATGTTCGAGGTAGAAGGTTCAGGAGGCCAGCAGTTCCACTTCCGTATTTCTATGGAAGATACCCGTTCTTTCCAGGCGCTGGATCTGCATACACAGCAGCAGCTGCGTGAGCTTTACATCAACTACTTCTACCGCAGGCAAGACAATTTCTGGGAAAGGGAAGCCATGCAGAAGCTGCCTGAATTGAAGCGAAGCACCAACATGCTTATTTGTGGCGAGGATCTTGGAATGGTACCTGATTGTGTTCCCGGAGTAATGAAGCGCCTGAGCATTCTCAGCCTCGAAATCCAGCGGATGCCAAAGGATCCAACACGTGAATTTTTCCATCCAGGCGATGCTCCATACCTGAGTGTGGTTACACCATCTACTCACGATATGAGCACCATACGCGGCTGGTGGGAAGAGGATCGTGCACGTACCCAGCTATTCTTCAACCAGGAGATGGGGCAGTGGGGTGAAGCGCCTTACTACTGCGAGCCATGGATAAACAAAGCAATCGTGTTGCAGCATTTTTATTCACCCGCCATGTGGAGCATTTTCCAATTGCAAGATTTGTTAGGTTCAAGTGAAAAATTGAGACGTGCTAATCCTAATGATGAGCGTATAAATATCCCGGCAGATCCAAAGCACTACTGGCGCTACCGCCTGCATTTTCCACTGGAGACGCTGCTTGAAGAAGACTTGTTCAATACAGACCTTCGGAATACAATTACCGTTTGTGGTAGATCATAA
- a CDS encoding App1 family protein: MNEVSINNHERKLSLWQKIRKKFLHLLRLTDDKVLKVYHGYGSRNEMILFGHVFSLSPLPRKRYRKNFWTNTLALLRSFMVVPVRGATVTLEAGGKLIETTTATDGFFRLDWHTEKVLPPGLHTVQVQLRKDGSGSPVIATAPGHIIVPHTNQYAFVSDIDDTFLVSHSATFFRKLYVLFTKNAHSRKPFEGVVKHYRLLANAHAGNGQPNPFFYVSSSEWNLYDFIKEFIRKNDLPEGVFLLSQVKKFYQVFKTGANKHATKFMRIARILEAYPVQKFILLGDDSQMDPVIYAKIVEHFPDRIHSVYLRHVYEKNLTNVRELIEKIEAAGVPVCHFEHSSEAITHSVSFGLITNLELSAYLVEN; encoded by the coding sequence ATGAATGAAGTTTCTATCAATAATCATGAACGAAAATTATCTCTCTGGCAAAAGATCAGGAAGAAGTTCCTGCACCTGTTGCGCCTTACAGACGACAAAGTATTAAAAGTGTACCATGGCTATGGAAGCAGGAACGAGATGATACTTTTTGGGCATGTATTTAGCCTGAGCCCGCTACCACGGAAGCGCTATCGTAAAAACTTTTGGACGAACACACTTGCATTGCTACGCAGTTTTATGGTGGTGCCGGTGCGTGGTGCTACGGTTACTTTAGAGGCTGGAGGTAAATTAATAGAAACAACTACAGCAACGGATGGTTTTTTCAGGCTGGATTGGCATACGGAAAAAGTATTGCCACCAGGGCTTCATACGGTGCAGGTACAACTGCGTAAAGATGGAAGCGGCTCACCTGTTATTGCTACTGCACCAGGTCATATTATAGTTCCTCATACCAATCAATATGCTTTTGTTTCCGATATAGATGATACTTTCCTGGTATCACATTCAGCAACCTTTTTCAGGAAGCTGTATGTGTTGTTTACCAAAAATGCGCATAGCAGGAAACCTTTTGAAGGTGTTGTAAAACATTACCGTTTACTAGCTAATGCTCATGCAGGAAATGGTCAGCCCAATCCTTTCTTTTATGTTTCGAGCAGCGAGTGGAACCTGTATGATTTCATTAAAGAATTCATCAGGAAGAATGACCTGCCGGAAGGAGTCTTTTTGCTAAGCCAGGTAAAGAAGTTTTACCAGGTATTCAAAACAGGTGCTAATAAACACGCAACAAAGTTTATGCGGATAGCGCGTATTCTGGAAGCATATCCTGTTCAGAAATTTATTTTATTGGGAGACGATTCGCAGATGGATCCTGTGATTTATGCTAAGATAGTGGAGCATTTTCCAGATAGGATTCATAGCGTATACCTGCGCCATGTATATGAAAAGAACCTGACCAACGTGCGTGAGCTGATAGAGAAAATAGAAGCAGCAGGAGTACCGGTTTGTCACTTTGAGCATAGCAGCGAAGCCATTACCCATTCAGTAAGTTTTGGCCTTATAACAAATCTGGAACTATCAGCTTACCTGGTAGAAAATTAA
- a CDS encoding acyl-CoA thioesterase, producing MPEPYILPLDIRWSDLDPNFHIRHSVYYDFGAFIRMSFFTQFGLDEKVLLANHLGPILFREECIFRREIRFGDDVTINLQLSKASESFSRWSIRHHIVKDKETLAAIINVDGAWIDTQRRKLTVPTDVVAATFGKLVKTEDFEWVK from the coding sequence ATGCCTGAACCATACATATTGCCGCTGGACATACGCTGGAGCGATCTTGATCCTAATTTTCATATTCGTCATTCTGTATACTACGACTTTGGTGCTTTTATCCGGATGTCTTTTTTCACGCAGTTTGGTTTAGATGAAAAAGTGCTGTTGGCCAATCATCTTGGTCCTATTCTGTTTAGGGAAGAATGTATTTTCAGAAGAGAGATACGCTTTGGTGATGATGTAACCATCAACCTGCAGTTGAGCAAAGCTAGCGAAAGCTTTAGTCGCTGGAGCATTCGCCACCACATAGTAAAGGATAAGGAAACGCTGGCTGCCATCATAAATGTAGATGGAGCATGGATAGATACGCAGCGTCGTAAGCTTACTGTTCCTACTGATGTAGTGGCTGCTACTTTTGGTAAACTAGTTAAGACGGAAGACTTTGAGTGGGTGAAGTAA
- a CDS encoding cupin domain-containing protein: MSIVNKDASYSHHTMAPDGNVPNNLSLPVLYYKHVLQSDAGEQAIKNLFSENGWKDSWTGDIYTYHHYHSTAHEVLAVLSGNCMVELGGDDGNIQKVQQGDVLVLPAGVAHKNVGASADFKCIGAYPEGQQYDMNYCKPEELEAAVENISKVPLPAKDPVFGEQGALVELWRHEESEKFADHERQF; the protein is encoded by the coding sequence ATGAGTATAGTAAACAAAGATGCTTCTTATTCGCACCACACAATGGCACCAGATGGTAATGTGCCAAACAACCTGTCGCTGCCAGTACTGTACTACAAACATGTGCTGCAGTCAGATGCAGGCGAACAAGCCATAAAAAATCTTTTCTCGGAGAACGGCTGGAAAGACTCATGGACAGGCGACATCTATACCTATCACCACTATCATAGTACAGCACATGAAGTGCTGGCTGTATTAAGTGGCAACTGTATGGTGGAGTTAGGTGGTGATGATGGCAATATTCAAAAGGTGCAGCAAGGAGATGTGCTGGTACTACCTGCCGGTGTAGCTCATAAAAATGTAGGAGCCAGCGCAGATTTCAAATGTATTGGCGCATACCCGGAAGGCCAGCAATACGACATGAACTATTGCAAACCTGAAGAACTTGAAGCGGCAGTAGAAAACATCAGCAAAGTTCCGCTACCGGCAAAAGATCCTGTATTTGGAGAACAAGGAGCATTGGTAGAATTGTGGAGACATGAAGAAAGTGAAAAATTTGCCGATCACGAACGGCAGTTTTAA
- a CDS encoding YgaP family membrane protein: MENMLPDTDITLEHSTPVEKSIQHNLNEYYQQQEAIERRLLELDNEWDLERVLFLLSSSVTIPSLLLSLKQSQKWLILPAILSGAMLSHAITNWCPPTPLLKRMGFRSRVEIEKERYALKALRGDFRDMLDVPNSVWNAVNK; encoded by the coding sequence ATGGAAAACATGCTTCCTGATACAGATATCACACTTGAGCATTCTACACCTGTGGAAAAAAGTATCCAGCACAACCTGAATGAATATTACCAGCAACAAGAAGCAATAGAGCGCCGCTTACTTGAACTGGACAATGAATGGGACCTGGAGCGGGTGTTGTTTTTATTATCATCCTCTGTTACTATACCATCGCTTTTACTTTCGCTAAAGCAGAGCCAGAAGTGGCTTATTCTGCCAGCTATACTTTCAGGCGCTATGCTCAGTCATGCCATCACCAACTGGTGTCCGCCTACACCACTTCTTAAAAGAATGGGTTTTAGAAGCAGGGTAGAGATAGAAAAAGAGCGCTATGCATTAAAAGCTTTACGAGGCGATTTTCGTGATATGTTGGATGTACCAAATTCAGTTTGGAATGCGGTGAATAAGTAA
- a CDS encoding YqaE/Pmp3 family membrane protein — translation MKRRLVLWVAIGLFALPANVFAVSGSVDIAEAAKEVTHEPAIGSIQQAMKDFRELSRKEKKSKIKQMKAAIKDYKKQKAAGDADVNMLLLVLLAILIPPLAVYLHEGEINTKFWISLLLTILGFALFGSFGAIFLGSLLGIIYALIVVLS, via the coding sequence ATGAAAAGAAGACTTGTCTTGTGGGTAGCCATTGGGCTGTTTGCCCTGCCTGCCAATGTATTTGCCGTTTCAGGTTCTGTAGACATTGCTGAAGCCGCTAAAGAAGTAACGCATGAGCCTGCAATTGGTTCCATTCAGCAGGCAATGAAAGATTTCAGGGAGTTATCCCGCAAAGAAAAGAAGTCTAAGATCAAGCAGATGAAAGCTGCTATCAAAGATTACAAAAAGCAAAAAGCAGCAGGTGATGCAGATGTGAACATGCTCCTGTTGGTTTTGCTTGCTATCCTGATACCACCATTAGCAGTGTACCTGCACGAAGGTGAGATCAACACCAAGTTTTGGATATCATTGTTGCTAACCATTCTTGGTTTCGCTCTTTTTGGTTCGTTTGGTGCTATTTTCTTAGGATCATTATTAGGTATCATTTATGCCTTGATCGTAGTTCTGTCTTAA
- a CDS encoding YMGG-like glycine zipper-containing protein: MKKLILSLSIAAFFAACSNPATTETTSVATTQQPDTSGLAAFNSWKEQQAAFEMQGVNEVPVQAERIEQPQPAPVIVYREAPAKKRAVAAAPAPAPKRTVARSSNPVRQSSHRNQVPASTNPDLGPGTSTSDAGVGTGTGTGAGTGDVATAPQPAKKEGWSKAAQGTAIGGASGAVVGAIISKNKTKGAIIGGVVGAAGGYVLGRSKDKKDGRY, from the coding sequence ATGAAAAAACTTATACTTTCTCTTTCTATAGCTGCTTTTTTTGCAGCATGTAGTAACCCTGCAACCACTGAAACAACTTCAGTGGCAACCACTCAACAACCAGATACTTCAGGCCTTGCAGCCTTCAACAGCTGGAAAGAACAACAAGCCGCTTTTGAAATGCAGGGTGTAAATGAAGTACCTGTTCAGGCAGAGCGAATAGAACAACCGCAGCCAGCACCAGTTATTGTTTACCGCGAAGCTCCAGCAAAAAAACGTGCTGTAGCAGCCGCACCAGCGCCAGCACCTAAGCGTACTGTAGCAAGATCTTCTAACCCTGTTAGGCAGAGTTCTCACAGGAACCAGGTACCGGCTTCTACCAATCCTGATCTAGGTCCTGGTACATCTACCTCAGATGCAGGTGTAGGCACAGGAACAGGTACCGGCGCAGGAACTGGAGATGTAGCCACCGCTCCTCAGCCAGCTAAAAAAGAAGGTTGGAGCAAAGCTGCACAAGGAACCGCAATTGGTGGTGCTTCAGGTGCAGTGGTAGGTGCGATCATCAGTAAGAACAAAACTAAAGGAGCCATTATTGGCGGTGTAGTAGGAGCAGCCGGTGGATATGTTTTAGGCCGTTCTAAGGATAAAAAAGATGGCAGATACTAG
- a CDS encoding FKBP-type peptidyl-prolyl cis-trans isomerase yields MSVAEKLAKMKEEKAAANLKAGEEFLEKNKERPEVKTTSSGLQYEILKESGNTEKPRATSTVKCHYHGTLINGTVFDSSKVRNQPASFPLNMVIRGWTEGLQLMSVGDTYRFFLHPSLAYGDRSAGAHIQPFSTLIFDVELLEIK; encoded by the coding sequence ATGTCTGTTGCAGAAAAACTCGCAAAAATGAAAGAAGAAAAAGCAGCCGCCAACCTGAAAGCAGGTGAAGAATTTCTAGAAAAAAATAAAGAGCGCCCTGAAGTAAAAACCACCAGCAGTGGTTTGCAATACGAGATACTTAAAGAATCAGGAAATACAGAAAAACCGAGAGCTACCAGTACGGTAAAATGCCATTACCATGGCACATTAATTAACGGTACCGTATTCGACAGCTCAAAGGTCCGTAATCAACCTGCTTCCTTTCCTCTTAACATGGTGATCCGCGGATGGACCGAAGGCTTACAATTGATGAGCGTTGGAGACACGTATCGTTTCTTCCTTCATCCATCACTTGCTTATGGCGACCGCAGTGCAGGTGCACACATTCAACCATTCAGCACTTTGATATTCGATGTAGAATTGTTAGAGATTAAATAA
- a CDS encoding YdcF family protein, translated as MSLFYLLSKFVNFFLAPAHWIIILLVITFFIKKQHVKKRLQIAAFILFIVFSNQALFSVVANAWQPPKAALEDSAGFSAGILLGGLSQSDRNGNGFFNDASDRFIQTVQLYHRGIIKKVLITGATLGSDEPPEADYLLPELVNAGVRAEDVIVENRAMNTHQNAVFSKQKLLQLQLPPPYVVITSAFHVPRTKKVFEHANVEAIMYPSNYLAVDKTPALTDILIPQVKTLDTWRLLIKEFVGVLGYKLTNKA; from the coding sequence ATGAGTTTGTTTTACCTGCTTAGCAAGTTTGTCAATTTCTTTTTAGCACCAGCACATTGGATCATCATTTTGCTGGTCATTACTTTCTTCATCAAAAAGCAACATGTAAAGAAGCGGCTTCAAATAGCAGCCTTCATCTTGTTCATCGTCTTTAGCAACCAAGCTCTTTTTTCTGTAGTTGCAAATGCATGGCAACCACCCAAAGCAGCACTGGAAGACTCTGCTGGATTTAGTGCCGGTATACTCTTAGGAGGTTTATCTCAATCAGACCGCAATGGCAATGGCTTCTTTAATGATGCATCAGACAGGTTCATCCAAACCGTGCAACTGTACCATAGAGGCATAATAAAAAAGGTGCTGATAACAGGTGCCACTTTAGGTTCAGATGAGCCACCAGAAGCGGACTACCTGCTGCCGGAGTTGGTAAACGCCGGCGTGCGAGCCGAAGATGTAATAGTAGAGAACAGGGCAATGAACACCCATCAAAATGCGGTATTCAGCAAACAAAAATTGCTGCAACTGCAGCTACCTCCACCTTATGTAGTTATCACTTCAGCCTTTCATGTACCACGTACAAAAAAGGTTTTTGAACATGCTAATGTTGAGGCTATCATGTATCCTTCTAATTACCTGGCGGTAGATAAAACACCTGCACTCACAGATATACTTATACCGCAGGTAAAAACACTTGACACCTGGAGGTTATTGATAAAAGAATTTGTTGGTGTTTTAGGATATAAGCTTACGAATAAAGCCTGA
- a CDS encoding CsbD family protein yields MDKLELKGKWNELKGKIKQEHGDLTDDDLRYEEGKDDELFGRLQQKLGKTKDEVVAWIRSLG; encoded by the coding sequence ATGGATAAGTTAGAATTAAAAGGAAAATGGAATGAACTCAAGGGTAAGATCAAGCAAGAACATGGAGATCTTACTGACGATGATCTGCGTTACGAAGAAGGTAAAGATGATGAGCTGTTTGGCAGGCTGCAGCAGAAGCTTGGCAAAACTAAAGACGAGGTTGTGGCTTGGATCCGTTCTTTAGGTTAA